The Catenulispora sp. MAP5-51 genome has a window encoding:
- a CDS encoding SDR family NAD(P)-dependent oxidoreductase: MAIIFITGANKGLGHEAARRLIGLGHTVLLGARDAERGRQAADALGARFVQIDVTDDASVTAAAADVAAREGRIDVLVNNAGINHRNSDPETITGADALRVFDTNVAGVVRVTSAFLPLLRKAEDPAIVNVSSGMGSLAFTHDPDRVESTAIAPLYAASKSALTMLTTMYAKALPDIRVNAADPGYTATDLNRHHGTQTVAEGTDAIVALATEGPGAGSGRFVDREGDIGW; the protein is encoded by the coding sequence ATGGCAATCATCTTCATCACCGGAGCCAACAAGGGACTCGGCCACGAGGCCGCCCGGCGCCTCATCGGCCTCGGACACACGGTGCTGCTCGGGGCACGCGACGCGGAGCGGGGCCGGCAGGCCGCCGACGCGCTCGGCGCGCGCTTCGTCCAGATCGACGTGACCGACGACGCCTCGGTCACCGCCGCCGCCGCGGACGTCGCCGCCCGCGAGGGCCGGATCGACGTGCTGGTCAACAATGCCGGGATCAACCACCGGAACAGCGACCCGGAGACCATCACCGGCGCCGACGCGCTGCGGGTGTTCGACACGAACGTGGCCGGCGTGGTGCGCGTGACGTCGGCGTTCCTGCCACTGCTCCGCAAGGCCGAGGACCCGGCGATCGTCAACGTCAGCAGCGGCATGGGCTCCCTGGCCTTCACCCACGACCCGGACCGGGTCGAGTCCACGGCGATCGCGCCGCTCTACGCCGCCTCCAAGAGCGCCCTGACGATGCTCACCACGATGTACGCGAAGGCGCTGCCCGACATCCGCGTCAACGCCGCCGACCCCGGTTACACGGCGACCGATCTGAACAGACACCACGGGACGCAGACGGTCGCCGAGGGGACGGACGCGATCGTCGCGCTGGCCACTGAAGGGCCGGGCGCGGGCTCGGGGCGGTTCGTGGACCGCGAGGGCGACATCGGTTGGTGA
- a CDS encoding NYN domain-containing protein, whose product MSSPEGERLTITLPDSVRQRVVEIASEVLGRMPAAEIPAPLRPFAKFAPAKRAKAAAIPMAASLEGDGAFRARVAERVREASPDLSDSLYAGVVPAAADPHEVAAVAYVLRPHGWTGIVKDALEAVTQGARVAAGEAAESEVARLSAEVAELRDTARTSADGLRVAQEEARREGDQLRRKVRQLEADMRRAQAAARSAETALEAERSAAAAAASASEAELRRLRTRLTAAETALDTARRSARSGRSEGDMRLRLLLDTVTGAVKGLERELALPPTETRPADTVGAASPDSVAPSDMSVQGRAKDDPALLDQYLALPMVHLVVDGYNVTKTGYPTLSLAEQRVRLVGGLAALAARTGAEVTCVFDGAALDGPVRLTQPRGVRVLFSAPGEIADELIRRLVAAEPAGRPVVVVSSDREVAEGVRRSGARPVPASMLLNRMARS is encoded by the coding sequence GTGAGCTCACCGGAGGGTGAACGTCTCACCATCACGCTTCCCGACTCGGTGCGCCAGCGCGTCGTGGAGATCGCCTCCGAGGTGCTGGGCCGGATGCCGGCCGCGGAGATCCCGGCCCCGCTGCGCCCGTTCGCCAAGTTCGCCCCCGCCAAACGGGCCAAAGCCGCGGCCATCCCCATGGCGGCGTCGCTGGAGGGCGACGGGGCGTTCCGCGCCCGGGTGGCCGAACGGGTGCGCGAAGCATCCCCGGACCTGTCCGACTCCCTGTACGCCGGGGTGGTACCGGCCGCCGCTGACCCGCACGAGGTCGCGGCGGTCGCTTATGTGCTGCGTCCGCACGGCTGGACCGGGATCGTCAAGGACGCCCTGGAGGCGGTGACGCAGGGTGCCCGCGTGGCCGCCGGCGAGGCCGCCGAGAGTGAGGTCGCGCGGCTCAGCGCGGAGGTCGCGGAGCTGCGGGACACGGCGCGCACGTCGGCCGACGGCCTGCGCGTCGCGCAGGAGGAGGCCCGCCGCGAGGGCGACCAGCTGCGCCGCAAGGTGCGGCAGCTGGAGGCCGACATGCGGCGGGCGCAGGCGGCGGCGCGGAGCGCCGAGACGGCGCTGGAGGCCGAGCGGTCGGCGGCGGCGGCAGCCGCGTCGGCCTCAGAGGCCGAACTACGGCGTCTGCGGACGCGTCTGACGGCCGCGGAGACGGCCTTGGACACCGCACGCCGTTCGGCCCGTTCGGGGCGCTCTGAGGGGGACATGCGGCTGCGGCTGTTACTGGACACGGTGACCGGCGCGGTGAAGGGGCTGGAGCGGGAGCTGGCGCTGCCGCCGACCGAGACGAGGCCGGCGGACACGGTGGGGGCGGCGTCTCCGGACTCTGTCGCGCCCTCGGATATGTCGGTGCAGGGGCGGGCCAAGGACGATCCGGCTCTGCTGGACCAGTACCTGGCGCTGCCGATGGTGCACCTGGTGGTGGACGGCTACAACGTCACCAAGACGGGCTACCCGACGCTGTCGCTGGCCGAGCAGCGGGTGCGGCTGGTCGGCGGGCTGGCGGCGCTGGCCGCGCGGACCGGCGCCGAGGTGACGTGCGTCTTCGACGGGGCCGCGCTGGACGGGCCGGTACGGCTGACGCAGCCGCGGGGGGTGCGGGTGCTGTTCTCCGCGCCCGGGGAGATCGCCGACGAGCTGATCCGGCGGCTGGTGGCCGCCGAGCCGGCCGGACGGCCGGTCGTGGTGGTGTCCTCGGACCGGGAGGTGGCCGAGGGGGTGCGGCGGTCGGGAGCGCGGCCGGTACCGGCTTCGATGCTGCTGAACCGGATGGCGCGGTCTTGA
- a CDS encoding winged helix-turn-helix transcriptional regulator: protein MQRTNFSDLAACSIARTLDVIGEPWSPLILRDVWVGLRRFDQIQGDLGISRKVLTERLNHLVEERVLERRPYDQRPRYEYHLTQKGAELVDLLMVMTAWGDRWLAGEAGPPVLLRHHACGEISSVDLRCAHCGEPMHAGDVDPLPGPGASAPATEPAA from the coding sequence ATGCAGCGCACGAACTTCAGCGACCTGGCCGCGTGCTCGATCGCCCGCACGCTGGACGTGATCGGGGAGCCCTGGTCCCCGTTGATCCTGCGGGACGTGTGGGTCGGACTCCGGCGCTTCGACCAGATCCAGGGCGACCTCGGCATCTCCCGCAAGGTGCTGACCGAACGCCTGAACCACCTGGTGGAAGAGAGGGTTCTGGAGCGGCGGCCGTACGACCAGCGGCCCCGGTACGAGTACCACCTGACGCAGAAGGGGGCCGAACTGGTCGACCTGCTGATGGTGATGACGGCCTGGGGCGACCGGTGGCTGGCCGGCGAGGCGGGACCGCCGGTGCTGCTCCGGCACCACGCGTGCGGGGAGATCAGCTCGGTGGACTTGCGGTGCGCGCACTGCGGGGAGCCGATGCACGCGGGGGACGTCGATCCCCTGCCGGGGCCGGGGGCGAGCGCCCCGGCGACCGAACCCGCCGCGTAA
- a CDS encoding pyridoxamine 5'-phosphate oxidase family protein gives MTLDPEIRRILDAAPLVHLATILPDGAPHSVTIWAAPRGDRIAILTGPDSPKARNMRRDPRVALSFTPVDAPNVPVAIRGRVVEWIEGDAAWEIIDPIAMKYIGQPYDRSMDRVVLLIEPDKQTVGIG, from the coding sequence ATGACGCTCGACCCGGAAATCCGCCGCATCCTGGACGCCGCCCCGCTCGTGCACCTGGCGACGATCCTGCCCGACGGCGCCCCGCACTCCGTCACCATCTGGGCCGCCCCGCGCGGCGACCGCATCGCGATCCTCACCGGCCCGGACAGCCCCAAGGCCCGCAACATGCGCCGCGATCCCCGCGTCGCCCTCTCCTTCACCCCGGTCGACGCGCCCAACGTGCCGGTCGCGATCCGCGGCCGCGTCGTGGAGTGGATCGAGGGCGACGCGGCCTGGGAGATCATCGACCCGATCGCGATGAAGTACATCGGTCAGCCCTACGACCGGAGCATGGACCGGGTCGTGCTGCTCATCGAGCCGGACAAGCAGACCGTGGGGATCGGCTGA
- a CDS encoding helix-turn-helix transcriptional regulator: MSIPPAADLGATIRIWRDRLPPSAVALPSGRARRAAGLRREELADLAGVSVDYLVRLEQGRATTPSAPVVAALARALQLTVAERDHLYRLARLVPPADGMISDHIPPGVHRVLSRLGDTAVAVFAADWELVWWNRGWAALLGDPAEVSPRLRNFARSKFPVAAGAGAGAESARLAHWPVIESDPDSVEHAVVADLRRATGRFPKDPRLAALIADLEAGNARFAELWAAGVVGAHREDHKRIEHPSVGAVTVNCDVLGDGDTELKIVVMTAAPGSEDETKLRLAVIAGAAAPADVPIS; this comes from the coding sequence GTGAGCATTCCACCGGCGGCCGACCTCGGCGCGACGATCCGCATCTGGCGGGACCGGCTGCCGCCCTCGGCGGTGGCGCTGCCCTCGGGGCGGGCGCGGCGGGCCGCGGGCCTGCGGCGCGAGGAGCTCGCCGACCTGGCCGGCGTGTCGGTGGACTATCTGGTCCGGCTCGAGCAGGGCCGGGCCACGACGCCCTCGGCCCCGGTGGTCGCCGCGCTGGCCCGGGCGCTGCAACTGACGGTCGCCGAACGCGACCACCTGTACCGCCTGGCCCGCCTGGTGCCGCCGGCGGACGGCATGATCAGCGACCACATCCCGCCCGGCGTGCACCGGGTGCTCAGCCGCCTCGGGGACACGGCGGTCGCGGTGTTCGCCGCCGACTGGGAGCTGGTCTGGTGGAATCGCGGCTGGGCCGCGCTGCTGGGCGATCCCGCGGAGGTATCGCCGCGCTTGCGGAACTTCGCGCGCAGCAAGTTCCCGGTGGCCGCCGGTGCCGGTGCCGGAGCGGAGTCCGCGCGGCTCGCGCACTGGCCGGTGATCGAATCGGATCCCGACAGCGTGGAGCACGCTGTCGTCGCCGATCTGCGGCGCGCGACGGGGAGGTTCCCGAAGGATCCCCGCCTCGCCGCCCTGATCGCCGACCTGGAAGCCGGCAACGCGCGCTTCGCCGAGCTGTGGGCCGCCGGCGTGGTGGGCGCGCATCGCGAGGACCACAAGCGGATCGAGCATCCCTCGGTCGGCGCGGTCACGGTGAACTGCGATGTCCTCGGGGACGGCGACACCGAGCTGAAGATCGTCGTCATGACCGCGGCGCCGGGCAGCGAGGACGAGACCAAGCTGCGGCTCGCGGTGATCGCGGGCGCCGCCGCGCCTGCCGACGTGCCGATCAGCTGA
- a CDS encoding NlpC/P60 family protein, producing the protein MAHHSTKRSKRHRGSTLPARGRTVAAAALTAVAAAAGVVGTAAAAPAAGPGTGSADGDRTTVKAQIAALYRQADQLTQTFDAAQEQEARLSLALQRSQSSLQDMQTDYEHQRATVGAIAAGQYRAGGVDQRLALMLADHPETFLGNEAMATRLSEEQGRKVAEVVEERRQIIQLQRAAADQLAELNQTRDAAADSRKAVTDQLHKAQSLLNTLSAPQRATTIQADLGQDPADPFAGQQVDPTLVARLNQVTAPTDRARAAIDAAIADLGKPYVFGAEGPDAFDCSGLIQQVWRQAGVELPRTSSEQAQAGQQVPLSQIQPGDLVIYYAGRSHIGMYVGDGKIIHAPHPGTRVRYAPLMSMPVNMVVRV; encoded by the coding sequence ATGGCGCATCACAGTACGAAGCGGTCGAAGCGTCACCGCGGATCGACCCTGCCGGCCAGGGGCCGCACCGTCGCAGCCGCCGCCCTGACCGCCGTGGCGGCCGCCGCGGGGGTGGTCGGCACCGCGGCCGCCGCCCCGGCGGCGGGCCCCGGCACAGGCTCCGCGGACGGCGACCGCACCACGGTGAAGGCCCAGATCGCGGCGCTGTACCGCCAGGCCGACCAGCTGACCCAGACCTTCGACGCGGCCCAGGAGCAGGAGGCCCGCCTGAGCCTGGCCCTGCAGCGCTCGCAGTCCTCCCTGCAGGACATGCAGACCGACTACGAGCACCAGCGGGCAACCGTCGGCGCCATCGCCGCCGGCCAGTACCGCGCCGGCGGCGTCGACCAACGCCTGGCCCTGATGCTGGCCGACCACCCCGAGACCTTCCTCGGCAACGAGGCCATGGCCACCCGCCTGTCGGAGGAGCAAGGCCGCAAGGTCGCCGAAGTCGTCGAGGAGCGCCGCCAGATCATCCAACTCCAGCGCGCGGCAGCCGACCAGCTCGCCGAACTGAACCAGACCCGCGACGCGGCAGCCGACTCCCGCAAAGCGGTCACGGACCAGCTCCACAAGGCGCAGTCCCTCCTCAACACCCTGTCAGCCCCCCAACGAGCCACCACGATCCAGGCCGACCTGGGCCAGGACCCCGCCGACCCCTTCGCCGGCCAGCAGGTCGACCCCACCCTGGTCGCCCGCCTGAACCAGGTCACCGCCCCCACCGACCGGGCCCGCGCCGCGATCGACGCCGCCATCGCCGACCTCGGCAAGCCCTACGTCTTCGGCGCGGAAGGCCCCGACGCCTTCGACTGCAGCGGCCTGATCCAGCAGGTCTGGCGCCAGGCCGGCGTGGAGCTGCCGCGCACCTCGTCGGAGCAGGCCCAGGCCGGCCAGCAGGTCCCCCTGTCGCAGATCCAGCCGGGCGACCTGGTGATCTACTACGCGGGGCGAAGCCACATCGGGATGTACGTGGGGGATGGGAAGATCATTCACGCTCCGCATCCGGGGACGCGGGTGCGGTACGCGCCTTTGATGTCGATGCCGGTGAACATGGTGGTGCGGGTTTGA
- a CDS encoding helix-turn-helix domain-containing protein: MDTLTLLLHPVRLRIVHAMAGGRTRTTAELCEQLADVPKTTVYRHVGLLADGGVLDVVGEQRVHGAVERRYRMRDTRARISAEDAAGMSVEDHRRFFAAAVAALLAAFNGYLDGDGADPTADSVGYRQIPLWLSPAELAEMVEELRAGIVSRAGNEPAPDRSLYLLSPIFFPIEKAAGAGPVS; this comes from the coding sequence GTGGACACGCTCACGCTCCTCCTGCACCCCGTCCGGCTCCGCATCGTGCACGCCATGGCCGGCGGTCGGACCCGCACCACGGCCGAGCTGTGCGAGCAGCTGGCCGACGTCCCGAAGACGACGGTGTACCGCCACGTCGGCCTGCTCGCCGACGGCGGCGTCCTGGACGTGGTCGGCGAACAGCGCGTCCACGGCGCCGTCGAACGCCGCTACCGCATGCGCGACACCCGGGCCCGCATCAGCGCCGAGGACGCCGCCGGAATGAGCGTCGAGGACCACCGCCGGTTCTTCGCCGCCGCCGTCGCCGCCCTGCTCGCGGCGTTCAACGGCTACCTCGACGGCGACGGCGCCGACCCCACCGCCGACTCGGTCGGCTATCGCCAGATCCCGTTGTGGCTCAGCCCTGCAGAGCTCGCGGAGATGGTCGAAGAGCTGCGGGCCGGCATCGTCTCGCGCGCCGGGAACGAGCCGGCGCCGGATCGCAGCCTGTATCTGCTCAGCCCGATCTTCTTCCCGATCGAGAAGGCCGCGGGCGCCGGTCCCGTCAGCTGA
- a CDS encoding dihydrofolate reductase family protein, translating to MGKVFSALAVSVDGYITGRGAGPGHGLGDGGILFDWYFSGDTPSREFDGFRLSQASARVFDETAARVGAVVVGRNTFEDSEHFGGGSPHPNAPLVLLSHRPAEVSDRQRLVTTGVADAIAAARELAGGKDGKDGKDSKDGKDGKDGKSGKDIGLMGGGVVTAALKEGLVDELILHQVPVLLGGGRPFFQELPQHIRLTLVEAVPAPGVTHLRYEVQK from the coding sequence ATGGGCAAGGTCTTCAGCGCCCTCGCGGTGTCGGTTGACGGATACATCACCGGACGCGGCGCCGGGCCCGGTCACGGCCTCGGCGACGGCGGGATACTCTTCGACTGGTACTTCTCCGGCGACACGCCGAGCCGCGAGTTCGACGGCTTCCGCCTGAGCCAGGCCAGCGCTCGGGTCTTCGACGAGACCGCAGCCCGGGTGGGCGCCGTCGTCGTCGGCCGCAACACCTTCGAGGACTCCGAGCACTTCGGCGGCGGCAGCCCGCACCCGAACGCGCCGCTGGTCCTGCTCAGCCACCGTCCGGCCGAAGTCTCCGACCGCCAGCGGTTGGTCACCACCGGCGTCGCCGACGCGATCGCCGCCGCCCGGGAACTGGCCGGCGGCAAGGACGGCAAGGACGGCAAGGACAGCAAGGACGGCAAGGACGGCAAGGACGGCAAGAGCGGCAAGGACATCGGCCTGATGGGCGGCGGCGTGGTGACCGCGGCGCTCAAGGAAGGCCTGGTCGACGAGCTGATCCTGCACCAGGTGCCGGTGCTGCTCGGCGGCGGCCGCCCCTTCTTCCAGGAGCTGCCGCAGCACATCCGGCTGACCCTCGTCGAGGCCGTCCCGGCTCCCGGCGTCACCCACTTGCGATACGAGGTGCAGAAATGA
- a CDS encoding alpha/beta fold hydrolase, with protein sequence MTGPDDTELPAPLGRRYEVHGHGLQTYRSGSGEVTVVLLPGGGSVGLDMWRVQEGIAQFATVVGYDRGGTGWSGRDVELPRSLREVTDELEGLLHAAGVTGPCILVGHSLGGLYARYFAARHPDRVSALVLVEPGHEDFRKYMPKELTDLWDAFDPDSVVPDEIPRVSEEYIQIRDFYRGLFRDAMADFPAEVRDPLAANHVHPAWLRVGLQEASNVKALGEEMRAVADAVPDVPTIVLTAMDVDAFKRAVSAGMPEDLLAAETAGKVRLYDELAASFTRGENRRVEGVGHVTLVMERPDAVVEAVGDLMG encoded by the coding sequence ATGACTGGTCCGGATGACACCGAGCTGCCCGCGCCGCTCGGCCGGCGCTACGAAGTGCACGGCCACGGTTTGCAGACGTACCGCAGCGGTTCGGGGGAGGTGACCGTAGTGCTGCTGCCCGGCGGCGGCTCGGTGGGCCTGGACATGTGGCGCGTACAGGAGGGGATCGCCCAGTTCGCGACCGTCGTGGGCTACGACCGCGGCGGGACCGGCTGGAGCGGCCGCGACGTGGAGCTGCCGCGCAGCCTGCGCGAGGTCACCGACGAGTTGGAGGGACTGCTGCACGCTGCGGGGGTCACCGGGCCCTGCATCCTGGTCGGCCACTCGCTCGGCGGCCTGTACGCGCGCTACTTCGCGGCCCGCCACCCCGACCGGGTCTCGGCCCTGGTCCTGGTCGAGCCCGGCCACGAGGACTTCCGGAAGTACATGCCCAAGGAGCTGACCGACCTCTGGGACGCCTTCGACCCGGACAGTGTCGTGCCCGATGAGATCCCGCGGGTTTCCGAAGAATATATACAGATCAGGGACTTCTATCGGGGCCTGTTCCGGGACGCCATGGCGGACTTCCCGGCCGAGGTCCGCGATCCGCTGGCCGCCAACCACGTCCACCCAGCCTGGCTGCGCGTCGGCCTCCAGGAGGCCTCGAACGTCAAGGCGCTCGGCGAGGAGATGCGCGCTGTCGCGGACGCCGTCCCGGACGTTCCCACGATCGTCCTGACCGCGATGGATGTCGACGCGTTCAAGCGCGCGGTCTCGGCGGGCATGCCGGAGGACCTGCTGGCCGCCGAGACTGCCGGCAAGGTGCGGCTGTACGACGAGCTGGCCGCGTCTTTCACCCGGGGTGAGAACCGGCGCGTCGAGGGGGTCGGGCACGTGACGCTGGTGATGGAGCGGCCGGACGCGGTGGTTGAAGCGGTCGGCGATCTGATGGGGTGA
- a CDS encoding protein kinase: MKPLGVPDPRRIGPYRIFAQLGRGGMGRVFLAGAPDGRLVALKLVHVQHVEEPGFRERFRREVAASRRVSGAYTAPVVDADVETEIPWLVTVFVPGPSLRQAIEAAGPLPPENAARLAAGLATALGEIHAVGLVHRDLKPSNVLLAADGPRVIDFGVARVTDGNTSELTHTGWLVGSPGYMSPEQAESKALTPASDVFSLGAVVYMACTGTEPFMGASTPATLYNVVHAEPDLRAVPEQLREVIAACLAKDPAARPSPEQVLALIGDVPAVTRTWPEAVHALIAEQDRAVVEALRDGGASPDVAVVPMLPEDPISTTGARPPEPPTAFGSQVPEDLTAASQGGGRDRRPRRALTAVLAVAALAVGGTAAAVVATGSGGSPTAASPPVSASAPVASPSESDTSDSAGPSLAPSETDATGGTDSTDATTAPEPSTADSSTAGSDRTGTSTGTKTEAPTSVSPSCLGDKEAYDLAKQKNGGTMPSDAKVTVLKCDDGWAAGRFTSTSYGNASVVYEYDGAGWQAVDLGTSLCEGVVRGAPADVRNALSC; the protein is encoded by the coding sequence ATGAAGCCACTGGGGGTGCCGGATCCGCGGCGGATCGGACCCTACCGGATCTTCGCCCAGCTCGGGCGGGGCGGTATGGGGCGGGTCTTCCTGGCCGGAGCGCCGGACGGGCGGCTTGTGGCGCTCAAGCTGGTGCACGTCCAGCATGTCGAGGAGCCCGGGTTCCGGGAGCGGTTCCGGCGCGAGGTGGCCGCTTCGCGGCGGGTGTCCGGCGCCTACACCGCGCCGGTGGTCGACGCCGACGTGGAGACCGAGATCCCGTGGCTGGTGACGGTGTTCGTGCCCGGCCCCTCGCTGCGGCAGGCCATCGAGGCCGCCGGGCCGCTGCCGCCGGAGAACGCCGCGCGGCTGGCCGCCGGGCTGGCCACGGCGCTCGGCGAGATCCACGCGGTCGGGCTCGTGCACCGCGACCTGAAGCCCTCCAACGTGCTGCTGGCCGCCGACGGGCCGCGGGTCATCGACTTCGGCGTGGCCCGCGTGACCGACGGCAACACCAGCGAGCTCACGCACACCGGCTGGCTGGTCGGCTCGCCCGGCTACATGTCGCCGGAGCAGGCCGAGAGCAAGGCCCTGACCCCGGCCAGCGACGTCTTCTCGCTCGGCGCCGTGGTCTACATGGCGTGCACCGGTACCGAGCCGTTCATGGGCGCCTCGACCCCGGCCACGCTCTACAACGTGGTCCACGCCGAGCCGGACCTGCGGGCGGTGCCCGAGCAGCTGCGCGAGGTCATCGCGGCCTGCCTGGCCAAGGACCCCGCCGCACGGCCGTCGCCCGAGCAGGTCCTGGCGCTCATAGGCGACGTGCCGGCGGTGACCCGCACCTGGCCCGAGGCCGTGCACGCGCTGATCGCCGAGCAGGACCGAGCCGTCGTCGAGGCACTGCGCGACGGCGGCGCCTCGCCGGACGTGGCGGTGGTGCCGATGCTGCCGGAGGATCCGATATCCACCACCGGCGCACGGCCGCCCGAGCCCCCGACGGCGTTCGGCTCCCAGGTCCCGGAAGATCTGACCGCCGCGAGCCAGGGCGGCGGACGCGACCGCCGACCGCGCCGCGCCCTGACGGCGGTCCTGGCCGTGGCGGCGCTCGCCGTCGGCGGGACGGCGGCGGCCGTGGTCGCCACCGGATCCGGCGGGTCGCCGACCGCCGCGAGTCCGCCGGTATCCGCCTCCGCGCCGGTCGCGAGTCCTTCGGAGTCGGACACCTCGGACTCGGCGGGGCCCTCGCTCGCCCCCTCCGAGACGGACGCGACCGGCGGGACAGACTCGACGGACGCGACGACCGCCCCCGAGCCCTCGACCGCCGACTCCAGCACCGCCGGCAGCGACCGTACCGGCACCAGCACCGGCACCAAGACCGAGGCGCCGACCTCGGTGAGCCCGAGCTGCCTCGGCGACAAGGAGGCCTACGACCTCGCCAAGCAGAAGAACGGCGGCACGATGCCCTCCGACGCGAAGGTCACAGTGCTGAAGTGCGACGACGGCTGGGCCGCGGGCCGCTTCACCTCAACGTCCTACGGCAACGCCTCGGTCGTGTACGAATACGACGGCGCCGGCTGGCAGGCGGTCGACCTCGGAACCTCGCTCTGCGAGGGCGTGGTCAGAGGGGCGCCGGCCGATGTCCGCAACGCCCTGAGCTGCTGA